The Candidatus Nomurabacteria bacterium DNA window GAAGTGTGGATGCAATATAATGATACTTATCCACTTACCTCAGGGCCAAGTCGAGATGTGCATTTGAAGTATCTCAAAGATACCATTGCGCTATCAAACCAGAAACAAACTGGACTCGAATTGGTTGCCCTGGGTGATCAGGCTAGCGATCGAACAAACACCTTCTTACTCGGCTTAGCGTATCTCGTCCAAACACCTGATCGCTCGGTAGTGTCATATCGACTTGATGTGCCAGCTCATAATTCAGATGAGCATCTACAAAATTGGGCCTGGTTACCACAGTTAGCTTACGACATTGGCCAACCTGCTCAGAACCCAGCTGGTATTCGAGATGTCTTTGGCAATCAAAACACCAGTGAATTCTATGAATGGGCGACCGGAGCTGATCCGGGAAATTCAGGACATACCTATTCGATTTATGCTCGACAATACGAGAATGCATTGGTGCTTACCAAAATGCGTCAGGCTCGTGAGGATGCTTGGGGAGATGCAACCGCGACCACGCATGAGCTTGATCAGCCATATCGAGTCTTACGGGCAGATGGAAGTGTAGGAGATGAAGTGAGTCAAGTTACTTTGCGTGATAACGAAGCAGTTATCCTCATTCGTACAGAAGCTCCATTAATCCAAAATGTGCAGACCGACCGTGTCTGGAGCACCCGAGCTTTAATTAGCGCTAAGGTGCAGGACGCACAATCAGTTGTTGTGCAGTACGGTAAGACCACCCAGTATGGCAATGAACTGGTTTTGAAGCGCTCACGGGTTGATGGTACTTACTCCGTCAATATTAATCGCCTCACTCAAGGCACGCTCTATCACTATCGAATAAAGGCAACGGGTCAAAACGGCGCGACAGTGTATTCAAACGATTACAACTTCCGCACGCTGCAGAATTCCTTATCTTTGAAAGATGTTATTCATGTTTTACGAGATGATGGGACCATCGATGTCACCGTGGAATCGCCAAATGCGGATTTAGTCCAGCTGACGTATAACTCAAAGAAAACACCAAACGTTACTGTTACCCTTGAGGAAGCGAGTGAGGGCGTCTTCACCACAACACTTTCTGGATTATTGCCTAATGAGCAATATACCTACAAGGTGCTCACACAACAGGGAAAAACAAAAGCGTATGCCTCGGGCAGTTTTACCCCTCGGAAGATAGATGAAGATATGTTCCCCAGCATCACACGCACGACAGTAGAAGAATAAGCTAATCAAAAAAACGCCTCGGTCATCCGGGGCGTTTTTCGTATCAAACTTTGGGAAGAATGCGTAGAGCGAGTAATACTAAACCTAGACTCAGACTTACAAAAAGCAATTGATCAATGAACCCACCAGTACGAATCCGCAGCATTTTTGGTGGACGCACCCGTAACTTCCATGGATAAAAAAGTGGAATGCCTGATGGCGTAACTCCATCAAGAAGTAGGTGGCTTGCATATCCTATGGCAACCGCAATGATGATAGCAATGGGTGGCTGCCAGAGGCTTGTCAGCGCGATAACTATGCCGAGGGCGAGAAGTGAATGCAGTAGGCCACGATGACCAAAAAGCGCATGGAGGAGCATTCCAAGAGGTCGCA harbors:
- a CDS encoding metal-dependent hydrolase — translated: MTGKTHFLAGANAAAWTFAASLPGQEVALITLIGGVAALLPDLDASNSMLQQSSIQLGRRGPRLPLLRPLGMLLHALFGHRGLLHSLLALGIVIALTSLWQPPIAIIIAVAIGYASHLLLDGVTPSGIPLFYPWKLRVRPPKMLRIRTGGFIDQLLFVSLSLGLVLLALRILPKV